Proteins from one Sabethes cyaneus chromosome 2, idSabCyanKW18_F2, whole genome shotgun sequence genomic window:
- the LOC128735951 gene encoding uncharacterized protein LOC128735951 — protein MSTKLEKRLADCLTKRKALLVIQESVEKFIKQYDNENDVYQIPIRLEALDRIYTEFQDLQADIEKYDDAEKLEEHMEERAVFESRFCSAKGFLLMKRSTDPNQSTVLNTSLTANNQPASPSFHLRLPKIELPRFDGDFSRWLSFRDTFTSMVHSNADIPTVAKLQYLLQSLEGEAHKPFESINIEADNYALTWDTLLKRYDNKRYLKRQLFRALYDIPPLKRESPKDDLIDDYQRHVKALAKLKEPVGYWDTPLINLLIYKLDPTTLRAWEEKTSSSDDVTYEQLVDFLYQRVRMLKSVVTDLNHRYTQPGQVKVAGPTQTQKKPFKMVSNSATAETKSYTPNCIACPESHFLFQCPAFSKMSVHQRRELVTQKRLCWNFFRSGHQSRNCTSKYNCHNCHQKHHTLLHETVEPKVQSTSVVVSGQPTQQPIPSTSSAAKTPRSENSNTQISLSVQSCQFTVLLETVNLLVMDSGSMCSFITKKLANTLNLRRTKVDIAVSGIGETSKQIKRKLTATIKSKLLSYSTTLDFLILKKPTVCLPTTATDVSSWKFPEVTLADPYFHIPADIDMIVGGEIYHDLHTGNKVLFGEGQPVFVETAFGWTVTGKVSIQLSEIPRVCHLTTVDRNLEQALQKFWELEAVEPCSKFTTEENLCEELYATTTTRDSSGRYVVSLPLTRDPLVTLGNSRTIAERCLLNLERRFKRDPTTKEAYCRFVEEYKRLNHMVKLVDPVDETQPHCYLPHHPVFKESSITTKIRVVYNASCKTSSGFSVNDLQLVGLVVQEDLLSIHIRFRIHQIAFVADVEKMYRQILLNPSCRRYQLILWRPNPDQPIATYELQTVTYGFASAPFLATRTLQQIALDAAVTYPAAAAAAQRDFYVDDFLSGADTAESAIRIRREMSAMLSAAGFPLRKWASNSPEVLADIPTEDRAFAEYHDLQDDQSVSTLGLIWDPRSDVMRFKVQLPLPAPTLTKRKIMSYVAQIFDQLGLVGPVIVIAKLFMQRLWSLKTDEGDSYEWDRPLAPSLQTEWKEFHGTLDTIATLRIPRCVSLANATSFQLHFFSDASQRAYGVCCYVRSECAESVHVQLLTPKSKVAPLAKPQTIARTSNPADPLSRGVNPVDIEQHSLWWNGPDWLSLPPSLWPVSELPSLDPCWMSEAKTKVAMIATVDSTFSDPLFSRFSSFNKFRRCIAYWMRYFRALKAASKKTTIVPFEYLTTADFREADIALCRLAQRESFPKEISNLLSSDRVATSSPLKWLKPKISVEGIIRVGGRLGNAAVSVDPKFPILLSSKHPLAILLVKYYHHTLLHAGPQLMLATIGQKFWIIGGRNLVRRIYHQCHTCFRSKPVLVQQSIADLPTSRVTPFAICGMDYCGPVYIKSPIRNRAPTKAYIAIFVCFAVRAVHIELVSDLSTAAFLAALRRFVARRGWMSEIHSDNGTAFKGAANKLHRIYEMLKSNERDRKQILDWCAEHEIVWRFIPPRAPHFGGLWEAAVKSAKNHLLREIGTVNITYEDMVTLLAQVEMCLNSRPLVPIPTDPSDLKVLTPGHFLIGTSFQAVPDINLSDIPDNRLTHFELTQKRFQRIWSRWAPEYLQKLQSRATKSSPPVTITPGAVVVIKDDNLPPIQWPLGRITKVHPGKDGVVRVVTLRTATTEAVVRPVAKIALLPMQEHLESVDDQLEHAKIARGLRGNQADDRR, from the exons AAAAATTGAACTTCCAAGATTTGACGGTGATTTCTCTCGATGGCTTTCCTTCCGTGACACGTTCACTTCCATGGTCCATTCCAATGCGGACATTCCGACAGTAGCAAAGCTACAGTACCTTCTACAATCCTTGGAAGGAGAAGCTCATAAGCCGTTTGAGTCAATCAATATAGAAGCAGACAACTATGCACTCACTTGGGATACTTTACTGAAGCGCTACGACAATAAACGGTATTTGAAGCGACAATTATTCCGAGCCCTTTATGATATACCACCACTGAAGAGAGAATCCCCAAAGGACGATTTAATAGACGATTATCAGCGACATGTCAAGGCATTGGCAAAGCTTAAGGAACCTGTCGGCTATTGGGACACTCCGTTGATCAATCTGTTGATTTATAAGCTGGATCCTACAACCCTCCGAGCCTGGGAGGAAAAGACTAGCAGTAGTGACGACGTCACGTACGAGCAGCTAGTAGACTTCCTGTATCAACGGGTCCGAATGTTGAAGTCCGTCGTCACTGATTTGAATCATCGTTATACTCAACCCGGCCAAGTGAAGGTGGCCGGTCCCACACAAACCCAGAAGAAACCATTCAAGATGGTATCCAATTCCGCCACggctgaaaccaaatcctataCTCCGAATTGTATTGCGTGTCCGGAGAGCCATTTCCTTTTCCAATGTCCAGCATTTTCCAAGATGTCCGTTCACCAGCGCCGAGAGCTGGTAACCCAGAAGCGCCTATGCTGGAACTTTTTCCGTTCTGGACACCAAAGTCGGAATTGTACATCCAAGTATAACTGCCATAATTGCCACCAGAAACACCATACCTTACTGCACGAAACTGTAGAACCGAAGGTTCAATCCACATCAGTTGTCGTTTCTGGTCAACCAACCCAACAACCGATTCCATCCACGTCTAGTGCCGCCAAGACCCCCAGATCAGAGAATTCCAACACCCAAATAAGCTTGTCGGTACAGTCGTGTCAATTCACTGTCTTGTTGGAAACTGTCAACCTCCTAGTTATGGATTCGGGCTCCATGTGCAGTTTCATTACGAAGAAATTGGCCAATACACTCAACCTCCGTCGTACGAAAGTAGACATCGCCGTGTCAGGAATCGGTGAAACGTCGAAGCAGATCAAACGCAAATTGACAGCTACTATCAAATCCAAGCTGCTTTCGTACAGTACCACACTCGATTTCCTAATCCTGAAAAAACCTACAGTTTGCCTACCAACTACAGCAACTGATGTGTCATCGTGGAAGTTTCCTGAAGTTACGTTAGCCGATCCATACTTCCATATTCCAGCCGACATTGACATGATTGTCGGTGGGGAAATCTACCACGACTTGCACACTGGCAACAAGGTATTGTTCGGCGAAGGACAACCTGTATTCGTCGAGACCGCTTTCGGATGGACTGTCACAGGAAAGGTATCAATCCAATTATCCGAAATCCCCCGAGTATGTCACCTCACCACTGTGGACCGAAACTTGGAACAAGCTCTCCAGAAATTCTGGGAGTTAGAAGCTGTCGAACCGTGTTCTAAGTTCACAACCGAAGAAAATCTCTGTGAAGAACTGTATGCCACTACCACCACTCGCGATTCGTCGGGTCGTTACGTTGTATCCTTGCCACTCACCCGCGATCCGCTCGTCACTCTCGGTAATTCACGTACCATTGCCGAACGTTGCTTGTTAAACCTCGAAAGACGTTTTAAGCGAGATCCAACCACCAAAGAGGCCTACTGTCGCTTCGTGGAAGAATACAAACGCCTAAACCACATGGTGAAACTCGTGGATCCAGTAGACGAAACCCAGCCACACTGCTACCTGCCGCACCATCCGGTGTTCAAAGAGTCCAGCATTACCACGAAGATTCGAGTCGTCTACAACGCGTCTTGCAAGACCTCGTCTGGATTCTCTGTGAACGACTTACAGTTAGTTGGACTTGTCGTTCAAGAAGATCTACTGTCGATCCACATCCGATTCCGCATCCACCAGATTGCATTCGTTGCCGACGTGGAGAAAATGTACCGGCAAATCCTGCTGAACCCCTCGTGTCGCCGGTATCAACTTATCCTCTGGCGTCCCAACCCAGATCAACCGATCGCAACGTACGAATTACAAACCGTAACGTACGGTTTCGCGTCAGCTCCATTCTTGGCAACCCGTACACTCCAACAGATTGCACTGGACGCAGCCGTAACATATCCAGCCGCAGCCGCGGCAGCTCAGAGAGACTTCTATGTGGATGACTTCCTGTCTGGTGCCGACACTGCTGAATCCGCAATCCGCATCCGCCGTGAGATGTCCGCCATGCTATCAGCCGCAGGCTTTCCACTGAGGAAATGGGCTTCAAATTCTCCTGAAGTCCTAGCCGATATCCCCACAGAAGACCGTGCCTTTGCGGAATACCATGATCTTCAGGATGATCAATCCGTATCCACTCTCGGACTCATCTGGGACCCGAGATCCGATGTGATGAGATTCAAAGTTCAACTTCCATTGCCAGCACCAACTCTAACTAAACGGAAGATCATGTCGTACGTAGCGCAGATATTTGACCAACTTGGCCTGGTGGGACCAGTAATAGTCATCGCGAAGCTCTTTATGCAGCGCTTATGGTCGCTGAAGACCGATGAAGGAGATTCCTACGAGTGGGATCGTCCTCTAGCTCCATCTCTCCAAACCGAGTGGAAAGAGTTCCACGGAACACTTGATACCATCGCCACTCTCCGAATTCCACGTTGTGTATCCTTGGCTAACGCAACCTCATTCCAACTCCACTTCTTTTCCGATGCCTCACAGAGGGCATACGGAGTATGCTGCTACGTTCGCTCAGAATGCGCCGAGAGCGTTCATGTCCAGTTACTGACGCCCAAGTCCAAGGTTGCTCCGTTAGCTAAGCCACAAACAATCGCAC GAACCTCCAATCCAGCTGATCCTCTTTCCCGTGGTGTCAATCCGGTCGACATCGAACAACATTCGCTTTGGTGGAATGGTCCGGACTGGCTGTCCCTGCCACCATCTCTGTGGCCCGTGAGCGAGTTGCCATCGCTCGACCCTTGCTGGATGTCAGAAGCCAAAACCAAAGTAGCTATGATTGCTACTGTCGACTCAACGTTCTCCGATCCACTATTCAGCCGATTTTCCAGCTTTAACAAGTTTCGTCGATGTATTGCATATTGGATGCGATATTTTCGTGCTTTGAAAGCAGCCTCCAAGAAGACCACCATCGTACCATTTGAATATTTAACCACTGCTGACTTCCGTGAAGCAGATATCGCCCTTTGCCGACTAGCCCAGCGTGAATCGTTTCCAAAGGAAATTTCCAATCTTCTCTCCAGCGATAGAGTTGCAACGTCATCGCCATTGAAATGGCTGAAACCGAAGATCAGCGTAGAAGGCATCATCCGAGTCGGTGGGAGACTCGGCAACGCTGCTGTTTCCGTAGATCCCAAATTTCCAATCCTCCTTTCGTCAAAGCATCCGCTAGCGATCCTGTTGGTCAAGTACTACCATCATACCCTGCTGCATGCTGGTCCCCAACTGATGCTGGCCACAATTGGCCAGAAGTTCTGGATCATTGGTGGCCGAAACCTAGTTCGTCGCATATACCACCAGTGCCATACGTGCTTCCGTAGTAAACCCGTCTTGGTGCAGCAGAGTATCGCCGACCTACCAACGTCAAGAGTCACACCGTTCGCCATATGCGGGATGGACTATTGTGGTCCCGTGTATATCAAGTCTCCGATACGCAACCGAGCCCCAACAAAGGCATACATCGctatttttgtatgttttgcAGTCCGTGCCGTGCACATCGAGCTGGTTTCCGACCTATCTACGGCGGCTTTCTTAGCCGCACTCCGCCGTTTCGTCGCCCGACGTGGATGGATGAGTGAAATCCACAGCGACAACGGTACTGCCTTCAAGGGTGCAGCAAACAAGCTGCACAGAATCTACGAAATGCTGAAATCCAACGAAAGGGATCGGAAACAAATCCTCGACTGGTGCGCGGAACATGAAATTGTTTGGCGTTTCATCCCTCCACGAGCACCGCACTTTGGCGGGCTGTGGGAGGCCGCCGTTAAATCAGCCAAGAACCACTTATTACGCGAAATTGGCACAGTCAACATAACCTATGAAGACATGGTCACCCTATTAGCGCAAGTGGAAATGTGCCTGAATTCCAGGCCCCTGGTTCCAATTCCCACCGATCCGTCAGACCTGAAGGTATTAACGCCAGGACACTTCCTGATCGGAACCAGTTTCCAAGCCGTCCCGGATATCAACTTAAGCGACATCCCGGACAACCGTCTAACTCATTTCGAGCTCACACAGAAGCGATTCCAGCGAATCTGGTCCAGGTGGGCACCAGAATATCTCCAGAAACTACAGTCGCGAGCGACCAAGTCCAGCCCTCCCGTCACAATCACACCTGGCGCTGTTGTGGTGATAAAGGACGATAACCTGCCACCAATCCAGTGGCCGCTCGGAAGGATCACCAAGGTGCATCCGGGCAAGGACGGCGTGGTACGCGTCGTCACCCTGAGAACTGCAACCACCGAAGCTGTCGTCCGACCGGTTGCAAAGATTGCGCTGCTGCCGATGCAGGAGCATCTAGAATCCGTAGATGACCAGCTAGAGCACGCCAAAATTGCTCGAGGCCTTCGTGGGAATCAAGCAG ACGATCGACGATAA